CATTGCAAGGGCTCGAGCAGTTGCTCGTGGACGTCGTGGCTGACATGGCCGCCGCAGGTGAGCAGGTGCCCCAACCGTTCGCTGAGCGCACCTACTCCGGCAAGTTCAACCTGCGAGTGGGAGAGAACTTGCACCGCGAGCTTGCGATCCATGCCGCAGAGGATGGTCTGAGTCTCAACCAGTACGTTGTCCGGAAGCTGACCTCGGCCGGCTGAGGTAGGAGGCGGCGACAGCGAGTCACCGTGTCGTCAGGTGGGGCTGCTGCACGAGTAGGTGACATCTGATCTGTGGTGCCAAGAGGTGCCGCTGGAAGAATGTGCACTGTGCCGAAGCCGTATCCCAAGGAGTTCCGTGAGGACGTTGTTCGGGTTGCCAGAAATCGTGGGCCGGGCGTCCATCTCAAGCAGATCGCTGCCGACTTCGGTACCGGACGGACTTGGTGGATCGCTCGTAGATCACCTCGACCCAAGCCGCCAGCTCGGCATCGCAGACCCGGCAGACGCCGGCGTACCGGAGCTTCATCTGCTTCTCGTCGGCACCTTCGGACACCCCGCGACCCTAGGTCGGGACGCGCCGGTTCGGTGGCGATTCGGGCCGATCGGCGACGGTAGTTGAAGTCGCAAGAGTTTTTCTCTTGCGGACTATCTGCGGACTACAGCGGTGTCGTGATCACGTTTCCGCAGGTCAGAGGCCTGTGGGGAGTGGGCCGGCCTGTAGGCCGGGTTCTGTCCTGCCGAAGCAGGGGCGACCATCCATCTGCGACG
This sequence is a window from Nocardioides sp. S5. Protein-coding genes within it:
- a CDS encoding type II toxin-antitoxin system HicB family antitoxin, producing the protein MQTDTRPDVSHYTYRVSWSTDDAEYVATCAEFPSLSWLAGSQVEALQGLEQLLVDVVADMAAAGEQVPQPFAERTYSGKFNLRVGENLHRELAIHAAEDGLSLNQYVVRKLTSAG